CCACCCCTTCATCCGCTTGCAGCTGCTTGGCCATTTCCTTGAGCTCAGCAATCTCGCGATCACTGGCGTGCAGACAGGCCTCGCGAATAGCTTGCGTTTCGATCGCCTCACGGAAGGTGTAATTTTCTTCGAGCATCTCGCGGTCGATAGTGCGAACACGCACACCGTCACCAATTGCACTCTCGACGAGCCCGGTCGCCTCGAGCCGCGAAAAAGCTGCAACCGTAAGAACTTTGCTGACACCATACTTATCGGCGATTTGCTGCTGGGGCAGCCTCGTTCCGGCGGGGAGCTCCCCTTTGATGATGTCATCGCGCAGCTTTTCGAACAGCATCGCTGGTTTAGTCATGGTCAGTTCCATCGGAGAGAGGATAGCCGCCGGATAGCCAGATACTATCCACGAGCCTGCGCTGTGTCAATCAAGAGGCAGGGGAGCGGCTTATGGCTTCACTTAGAGGGAGATGAAGCGAGAATTTCTCGAAATCTTCACGCCGCAGCGACTTTCTCCGGCGGATGTCGTCCTCTTCTCGCAACCAGTGATAGTAGCGGCATGCCAGCGTGCCGAGCGGATCTCTTTGAGGAAACTATGGTCGTCGACACGCAGCACATTCTGGAAGCCAAAGGTGGCGATCCCGTCCGACTAGCGGGGCTGCTGGAACCGTTTCGCAGCTACCTCAAATTGCTGGCCCGGATGCAAATTGGGGCGCGGCTGCAAGGAAAAGCGGACGAATCGGACATCGTGCAAGAGACCTTTCTCTCGGCTCACGGTGCCTTTCCGGAGTTCCGCGGATCGACCGAAGCTGAACTCACCGAGTGGCTCCGCTCGATTCTGGCCGCCAAGTTGGCCGAGCTGTTTCGCCGCTACCTGGGAACCAAGCAACGCGACGTGCGACTCGAAAAACGGATCGACGACGATCTGAGTCGCTCGGCTGCCCTGTTGGGATCGACCATGGCACTCGGGCTAGTCTCGCGCGAGCCTTCGCCGAGCCAAAAAGCCGCTGGTCACGAAGATGCGCTGCATCTGTCCGAGGCGCTTGCGAACCTTCCGGCCGACTACCG
This window of the Pirellula staleyi DSM 6068 genome carries:
- a CDS encoding GntR family transcriptional regulator yields the protein MTKPAMLFEKLRDDIIKGELPAGTRLPQQQIADKYGVSKVLTVAAFSRLEATGLVESAIGDGVRVRTIDREMLEENYTFREAIETQAIREACLHASDREIAELKEMAKQLQADEGVESVRLDQEFHLKIAKMSRCRRLVQELTDLQLLQMFVSQVTVYSRVGDLSCTHMKLVEPIERRDPVEADQQMRLHLRSARRCGIQAFLESRSA
- a CDS encoding sigma-70 family RNA polymerase sigma factor: MVVDTQHILEAKGGDPVRLAGLLEPFRSYLKLLARMQIGARLQGKADESDIVQETFLSAHGAFPEFRGSTEAELTEWLRSILAAKLAELFRRYLGTKQRDVRLEKRIDDDLSRSAALLGSTMALGLVSREPSPSQKAAGHEDALHLSEALANLPADYREVIVLRNLEGLPFKMVAERMERSEDSVEKLWMRALVKLRAHLGAAR